Proteins co-encoded in one Kocuria flava genomic window:
- a CDS encoding alpha-ketoglutarate-dependent dioxygenase AlkB family protein translates to MDEPTHPAEGPPLPAGVPELFELPREREEVAPGAVHVPGWLDPEQQRELVVRCRAWASGPAPLRHAVLPGGGRMSVRSATLGRDREPYRYRRTGPGTRAPAVPQDLRELGRRAVAEAYGPGAPAAQGYHPDTVLVNFYDAAARMGMHQDRDEASAAPIVSLSLGDACVFRFGNTLTRSAPYRDLELRSGDLFVFGGPSRYAFHGVPRIRPGTAPAGLGMRGGRLNLTLRMTGRAPAHGDRAPRDRAPRDRAPRDRAPRD, encoded by the coding sequence ATGGACGAGCCGACGCACCCCGCCGAGGGGCCCCCGCTGCCCGCCGGGGTGCCCGAGCTCTTCGAGCTGCCCCGCGAGCGCGAGGAGGTCGCCCCCGGCGCCGTCCACGTGCCCGGATGGCTCGATCCCGAGCAGCAGCGGGAGCTCGTGGTGCGCTGCCGCGCGTGGGCGAGCGGCCCCGCGCCGCTGCGGCACGCGGTCCTGCCCGGCGGCGGGCGCATGTCCGTGCGCTCGGCCACGCTGGGCCGGGACCGGGAGCCCTACCGGTACCGGCGCACGGGGCCGGGCACCCGGGCGCCGGCGGTGCCGCAGGACCTGCGCGAGCTGGGCCGCCGTGCCGTGGCCGAGGCCTACGGGCCCGGTGCGCCCGCAGCGCAGGGCTACCACCCCGACACCGTGCTCGTGAACTTCTACGACGCCGCCGCCCGCATGGGCATGCACCAGGACCGTGACGAGGCCTCCGCGGCGCCGATCGTCTCGCTGTCCCTCGGGGACGCGTGCGTCTTCCGCTTCGGCAACACGCTCACGCGCTCGGCCCCCTACCGCGATCTCGAGCTGCGCAGCGGCGACCTGTTCGTCTTCGGCGGCCCGTCCCGCTACGCCTTCCACGGGGTGCCGCGGATCCGTCCCGGCACGGCCCCGGCCGGGCTCGGCATGCGCGGCGGCCGGCTCAACCTCACGCTGCGGATGACCGGGCGGGCCCCGGCGCACGGGGACCGAGCGCCCCGGGACCGAGCGCCCCGGGACCGAGCCCCCCGGGACCGAGCGCCCCGGGACTGA
- a CDS encoding cell division protein CrgA, translated as MPESKNRRRKAGRRTPAEDRGAASTRVDEELARLAAEGLPGGSTAAFDPDAAATAVAAELTERSRHGGPVPPSPTPTWYKVLMLGLMVLGLLWLIVYYLFQGLYPVPGLGTWNIGVGLGLMMVGLVMTTRWR; from the coding sequence GTGCCCGAGTCCAAGAACCGCCGCCGGAAGGCCGGCCGCCGCACCCCCGCCGAGGACCGGGGCGCGGCCTCGACGCGCGTCGACGAGGAGCTGGCGCGGCTGGCGGCGGAGGGCCTGCCCGGCGGCTCGACGGCCGCCTTCGACCCGGACGCCGCGGCGACGGCCGTGGCGGCGGAGCTCACGGAGCGCTCCCGGCACGGCGGCCCCGTGCCGCCCTCCCCCACCCCGACCTGGTACAAGGTCCTCATGCTGGGCCTGATGGTCCTCGGCCTGCTGTGGCTGATCGTCTACTACCTCTTCCAGGGCCTCTACCCGGTGCCCGGGCTCGGGACCTGGAACATCGGCGTGGGGCTGGGGCTGATGATGGTCGGCCTCGTCATGACCACGCGCTGGCGGTGA
- a CDS encoding alpha/beta fold hydrolase, with protein sequence MSATPTAHARTGEITTAYTDRGEGPALLLVHGHAYDRSMWERQVEVFSSRGWRVLAPDLRGFGGSEGTAGIVYTEEFADDLAALLDHAGVVRAVVVGFSMGGQVAMELLHRHPQRVRALVVNDTVPQAEDTAGRRRRHVTADTILRTGMEEYGRAVLGKMIAEANVEAMPETAARVLAMLQSAPAEGAAAAMRGRAERRDYTDLLSGAELPVLVVVGADDPFDGGAGRRTAELVAGAELVVVDGAGHTPSMEQPEAFDAAVDAFLRRLPA encoded by the coding sequence ATGTCCGCTACCCCCACCGCCCACGCCCGCACCGGCGAGATCACCACGGCCTACACCGATCGGGGGGAGGGGCCTGCGCTGCTCCTCGTCCACGGGCACGCCTACGACCGGAGCATGTGGGAGCGTCAGGTGGAGGTCTTCTCGTCCCGCGGCTGGCGGGTTCTCGCCCCCGACCTGCGGGGTTTCGGCGGGTCGGAGGGCACTGCGGGCATCGTCTACACCGAGGAGTTCGCGGACGACCTCGCTGCCCTGCTCGACCACGCCGGCGTCGTCCGGGCCGTGGTCGTCGGTTTCTCGATGGGCGGGCAGGTCGCCATGGAGCTGCTGCACCGGCACCCGCAGCGGGTGCGCGCCCTGGTCGTCAACGACACCGTTCCCCAGGCCGAGGACACGGCGGGCCGCCGCCGCCGCCACGTCACGGCGGACACGATCCTGCGCACGGGCATGGAGGAGTACGGGCGGGCCGTGCTGGGGAAGATGATCGCCGAGGCCAACGTCGAGGCCATGCCGGAGACGGCAGCCCGGGTCCTCGCGATGCTGCAGTCCGCCCCGGCCGAGGGGGCGGCCGCCGCGATGCGGGGGCGCGCCGAGCGCCGGGACTACACCGACCTCCTCTCCGGTGCGGAGCTGCCCGTGCTCGTCGTGGTGGGTGCCGACGACCCCTTCGACGGCGGCGCCGGGCGGCGCACGGCGGAGCTCGTGGCGGGGGCCGAGCTCGTCGTCGTCGACGGTGCGGGGCACACGCCCAGCATGGAGCAGCCCGAGGCCTTCGACGCCGCCGTGGACGCGTTCCTGCGGCGGCTGCCCGCCTGA
- a CDS encoding GDSL-type esterase/lipase family protein: MPSTPSRRAAAVLGAALALTGLGVPSAAAAPPTLDVVNLGDSYSAGIGTGGVRAQPWDERCLQGSGRDHVAALDDHPRVDVVLDAACAGFRSADVAVLAGTPAVAAALAGADAVTLTLGGNDVGWGEFVTRCGTRGDPEACEELQDGAPARIAAAAEAAGRTVAAVDDATCGQVVVLGYPRLFDARRDSALITAERAAELNAWTDELNAALEEAVTAEGAVFADVTDRFRGHGVGARDPWILFEPGGQENLHPTERGYLSGYLPALRGELARTR; this comes from the coding sequence ATGCCCTCGACCCCCTCCCGCCGCGCCGCGGCGGTCCTCGGCGCCGCCCTCGCCCTCACCGGGCTCGGTGTCCCGTCCGCTGCGGCCGCGCCGCCCACCCTCGACGTCGTCAACCTCGGCGACTCCTACTCGGCGGGGATCGGCACCGGCGGGGTGCGGGCCCAGCCCTGGGACGAGCGGTGCCTGCAGGGCTCGGGGCGGGACCACGTCGCCGCCCTCGACGACCACCCGCGCGTGGACGTGGTGCTCGACGCCGCGTGCGCGGGCTTCCGCAGCGCGGACGTGGCCGTCCTCGCCGGGACGCCGGCGGTCGCGGCGGCGCTGGCCGGGGCCGACGCGGTGACCCTGACCCTCGGCGGCAACGACGTGGGGTGGGGCGAGTTCGTGACCCGGTGCGGCACCCGGGGCGACCCGGAGGCGTGCGAGGAGCTGCAGGACGGGGCGCCGGCGCGGATCGCGGCGGCCGCGGAGGCCGCCGGGCGGACGGTCGCCGCCGTCGACGACGCCACGTGCGGGCAGGTCGTGGTGCTCGGCTATCCCCGCCTCTTCGACGCCCGGCGCGACTCGGCCCTGATCACCGCCGAGCGCGCCGCCGAGCTCAATGCGTGGACCGACGAGCTCAACGCGGCCCTGGAGGAAGCGGTGACGGCCGAGGGCGCGGTGTTCGCGGACGTCACGGACCGGTTCCGCGGCCACGGGGTCGGGGCCCGGGACCCGTGGATCCTCTTCGAGCCCGGAGGGCAGGAGAACCTGCACCCCACGGAGCGGGGCTATCTCTCCGGGTACCTCCCCGCACTGCGGGGTGAGCTCGCCCGGACCCGCTGA
- a CDS encoding flavin reductase family protein, whose product MAAQHHEPGPGRASEDARLSVVPDGGVPAERFAADVRDLEVPADHLAGLGPVGELFKAAFAHHPAGVAVITARGPEGPVGLTASSVSSVSVDPPILGFSLQARRGSAAVVAEAPSFLVHLLDAEDLALAQSFAVSGAPRFGAEMPWEELPTGEPRLLGVGRVLRAVPLARIKAGPALVFNAAVVDVLGAESSGSPLVYHRRRFHGLSEDSALPGSP is encoded by the coding sequence ATGGCGGCCCAGCACCACGAACCCGGACCCGGCCGCGCGTCCGAGGACGCGCGCCTGAGCGTGGTCCCGGACGGCGGCGTCCCCGCCGAGCGCTTCGCCGCCGACGTCAGGGACCTCGAGGTGCCCGCCGACCACCTCGCCGGGCTGGGGCCCGTGGGGGAGCTGTTCAAGGCGGCCTTCGCCCACCACCCGGCCGGCGTCGCCGTCATCACCGCGCGCGGGCCGGAGGGCCCGGTGGGACTCACCGCCTCCTCGGTCTCCTCCGTCTCGGTCGACCCGCCCATCCTGGGCTTCTCCCTGCAGGCCCGCCGCGGTTCCGCGGCCGTCGTCGCCGAGGCGCCCTCGTTCCTGGTGCACCTGCTCGACGCCGAGGACCTCGCCCTGGCGCAGTCCTTCGCGGTCTCCGGCGCGCCCCGCTTCGGGGCGGAGATGCCCTGGGAGGAGCTGCCCACCGGCGAGCCCCGCCTGCTGGGCGTGGGCCGGGTGCTGCGGGCCGTTCCGCTGGCCCGGATCAAGGCCGGTCCCGCCCTGGTCTTCAACGCCGCCGTGGTGGACGTGCTGGGTGCGGAGAGCTCCGGCTCGCCGCTGGTCTACCACCGCCGCCGCTTCCACGGCCTCAGCGAGGACTCCGCCCTTCCGGGCTCGCCCTGA
- a CDS encoding YceI family protein: MSQLTDLVPGSWTFDPAHSEVGFTVRHAGISKVRGVFREVDAQLLVAEPLEDSRLSATVQMASIDTKNADRDAHVRSADFFAVEQYPTMTFTSTAVAFDGEEGTITGELTIKDVTRTVELSAEFNGVVVDAFGVTRAGFGAKTTISRKDFGITWNAAMEAGGVLVSDKVTIELDVAFTAPQDDPEETVEGQESVSAEA, translated from the coding sequence ATGTCGCAGCTCACCGATCTCGTCCCCGGCTCCTGGACCTTCGACCCCGCCCACTCGGAGGTCGGCTTCACCGTCCGCCACGCCGGGATCTCCAAGGTCCGCGGCGTCTTCCGCGAGGTCGACGCCCAGCTCCTGGTCGCCGAGCCCCTCGAGGACTCCCGCCTGAGCGCCACCGTGCAGATGGCCTCCATCGACACCAAGAACGCCGACCGGGACGCCCACGTGCGCAGCGCCGACTTCTTCGCCGTCGAGCAGTACCCCACCATGACCTTCACCTCCACCGCGGTCGCCTTCGACGGCGAGGAGGGGACGATCACCGGTGAGCTGACGATCAAGGACGTCACCCGCACCGTCGAGCTGAGCGCGGAGTTCAACGGCGTCGTCGTGGACGCCTTCGGCGTGACCCGCGCCGGCTTCGGCGCGAAGACCACGATCTCGCGCAAGGACTTCGGGATCACCTGGAACGCCGCCATGGAGGCCGGCGGGGTGCTCGTCTCGGACAAGGTCACCATCGAGCTCGACGTGGCCTTCACCGCGCCGCAGGACGACCCCGAGGAGACCGTCGAGGGCCAGGAGTCCGTCTCCGCCGAGGCCTGA
- a CDS encoding flavin reductase family protein — protein MELPDPVPARLVDPSSVSAEDAGAYRLLAADIASGVGVVAARHRRRDHAATVTGFLDVSWDPPTVLVSLFEEGRICEAVEESGAWALSLLRREHEGTANWLASPGNPVEGLLDRVPFRRAPHSGAPVLAGSLAWFELRTTAVHTAATHRLVVGEVVALGRGVPEGDAADPLVHFGRGYHGLRP, from the coding sequence ATGGAGCTGCCCGATCCCGTCCCGGCCCGCCTCGTGGACCCGTCCTCGGTCTCGGCCGAGGACGCCGGCGCCTACCGCCTGCTCGCGGCGGACATCGCCTCCGGCGTGGGCGTGGTGGCTGCCCGGCACCGCCGGCGCGACCACGCCGCGACCGTCACCGGCTTCCTCGACGTCTCCTGGGACCCGCCGACCGTGCTCGTGAGCCTGTTCGAGGAGGGGCGGATCTGCGAGGCCGTGGAGGAGTCCGGGGCGTGGGCCCTCTCGCTGCTGCGGCGCGAGCACGAGGGCACGGCCAACTGGCTGGCCAGCCCCGGCAACCCCGTCGAGGGGCTCCTGGACCGGGTGCCGTTCCGGCGGGCGCCGCACTCCGGGGCGCCCGTGCTGGCGGGCTCCCTCGCGTGGTTCGAGCTCCGGACGACGGCCGTGCACACGGCCGCCACGCACCGGCTCGTCGTGGGCGAGGTCGTCGCCCTGGGACGGGGTGTGCCGGAAGGGGACGCCGCGGACCCGCTCGTGCACTTCGGCCGCGGCTACCACGGCCTCCGCCCCTGA
- a CDS encoding LLM class flavin-dependent oxidoreductase → MPLPLSVIDFATVRRGASVGEAFADSVRLAQHAERLGYARVWYSEHHNMPTIASSAPAVLIAHVAAHTSSIRLGAGGVMLPNHAPLVVAEQFGTLAELHPGRIDLGLGRAPGTDQRTLRALRRDPSSAEAFPQDVRELQGYLSGRSVVPGVAAVPGAGTHVPLTILGSSLFGAQLAAAYGLPYAFASHFAPDALVEAVAAYRTSFRPSEQLAEPRVIAAVNVIAADTAEEAAAQQETARRERVRAMVGRGRELSEAELDMVMDSPAADQVLHMLHWSTAGTGPQVREYLERFARTADADELMIAPASPGREEMLRSLEILSGAWGLTDPALPQAAGRG, encoded by the coding sequence ATGCCCCTGCCCCTGTCCGTCATCGACTTCGCCACGGTCCGCCGCGGAGCCTCCGTGGGCGAGGCCTTCGCCGACTCGGTGCGCCTGGCCCAGCACGCCGAGCGCCTCGGCTACGCACGGGTGTGGTACTCCGAGCACCACAACATGCCCACGATCGCCTCGTCGGCGCCGGCCGTGCTCATCGCCCACGTCGCGGCGCACACGTCCTCGATCCGGCTCGGCGCCGGCGGGGTGATGCTGCCCAACCACGCGCCGCTCGTGGTGGCCGAGCAGTTCGGCACGCTCGCCGAGCTGCACCCCGGCCGGATCGACCTGGGCCTGGGCCGGGCCCCCGGCACCGACCAGCGCACGCTGCGGGCGCTGCGCCGCGACCCCTCCTCGGCCGAGGCGTTCCCGCAGGACGTGCGGGAGCTCCAGGGCTACCTGAGCGGACGCTCGGTCGTCCCCGGCGTCGCGGCGGTGCCCGGCGCGGGCACGCACGTGCCCCTGACGATCCTGGGCTCCTCCCTGTTCGGCGCCCAGCTGGCGGCGGCCTACGGCCTGCCCTACGCCTTCGCCTCCCACTTCGCCCCGGATGCCCTCGTGGAGGCCGTGGCCGCCTACCGCACGTCCTTCCGCCCCTCCGAGCAGCTCGCGGAGCCCCGGGTGATCGCCGCGGTCAACGTCATCGCCGCCGACACCGCCGAGGAGGCCGCCGCCCAGCAGGAGACGGCGCGCCGCGAGCGCGTGCGTGCCATGGTCGGGCGCGGGCGGGAGCTGAGCGAGGCCGAGCTGGACATGGTGATGGACAGCCCGGCCGCGGACCAGGTGCTGCACATGCTGCACTGGTCCACCGCGGGCACGGGCCCGCAGGTGCGCGAGTACCTCGAGCGCTTCGCGCGCACGGCCGATGCCGACGAGCTGATGATCGCCCCGGCCTCCCCCGGCCGCGAGGAGATGCTGCGCTCCCTGGAGATCCTCTCCGGGGCCTGGGGCCTGACGGACCCGGCCCTTCCGCAGGCGGCCGGCCGGGGATAG
- a CDS encoding aminodeoxychorismate/anthranilate synthase component II, with translation MTVRILVVDNYDSFVYTLVGYLQQLGAQTTVIRNDDLGEDAARELAGEHDGVLLSPGPGAPADAGVCTALIRHAEATGTPLLGVCLGHQALAEAYGGTVTHAEELMHGKTSRVEHDGTSVFGGVPSPFTATRYHSLAVVAQSVPDVLRVTARTPNGVIMGLQHRSAPLHGVQFHPESVLTEGGYRMLGNWLELAGLKGAARAASSLSPLMTA, from the coding sequence GTGACCGTCAGGATCCTCGTCGTGGACAACTACGACAGCTTCGTCTACACCCTCGTCGGCTATCTCCAGCAGCTCGGCGCGCAGACCACGGTGATCCGCAACGACGACCTCGGCGAGGACGCCGCCCGCGAGCTGGCCGGCGAGCACGACGGCGTGCTGCTCTCGCCCGGGCCCGGCGCCCCGGCCGACGCGGGCGTGTGCACGGCGCTGATCCGGCACGCCGAGGCCACGGGGACCCCGCTGCTCGGGGTGTGCCTGGGCCACCAGGCGCTCGCGGAGGCCTACGGGGGCACCGTCACCCACGCGGAGGAGCTCATGCACGGGAAGACCTCCCGCGTGGAGCACGACGGCACGAGCGTGTTCGGCGGCGTGCCCAGCCCCTTCACGGCGACCCGCTACCACTCGCTCGCGGTGGTCGCCCAGTCCGTCCCGGACGTCCTGCGGGTCACGGCCCGCACGCCCAACGGGGTGATCATGGGCCTGCAGCACCGCAGCGCCCCGCTGCACGGCGTGCAGTTCCACCCGGAGTCGGTGCTCACCGAGGGCGGCTACCGCATGCTCGGCAACTGGCTGGAGCTCGCGGGGCTCAAGGGCGCGGCGCGCGCGGCGTCCTCGCTCTCCCCGCTGATGACCGCCTGA
- a CDS encoding SDR family oxidoreductase, translated as MSDTSGTRPDDAHRERTDQLTFQNPVDRYPVVEPPEQDQPEPGLDAELEPKTDRGEFSYRGTGRLEGRKALITGADSGIGAAVAIAFAKEGADVALNYLPDEEPDAQAVKGIIERAGRRAVLLPGDLTDKDFCSSLVEQAVEGLGGLDVLVNNAGKQIAVESLEELSDEQLTDTFTVNIIAMFRITKAALKHLPAGSSIINTTSIQAYEPSPHLLDYASTKAAINNFTKGLGQQLAPRGIRVNAVAPGPFWTPLQVSDGQPKEALPEFGTSTPLGRAGQPTELAPAYVFLASPESSYVIGETLNVNGGSPSP; from the coding sequence ATGAGCGACACCAGCGGCACCCGCCCGGACGACGCCCACCGGGAGCGCACCGACCAGCTCACCTTCCAGAACCCGGTCGACCGGTACCCGGTGGTCGAGCCCCCCGAGCAGGACCAGCCCGAGCCGGGTCTCGACGCCGAGCTCGAGCCGAAGACCGACCGTGGCGAGTTCTCCTACCGGGGGACCGGGCGTCTCGAGGGGCGCAAGGCGCTGATCACGGGTGCCGACTCCGGGATCGGCGCCGCGGTCGCGATCGCCTTCGCCAAGGAGGGGGCCGACGTCGCCCTCAACTACCTCCCGGACGAGGAGCCCGACGCGCAGGCGGTCAAGGGCATCATCGAGCGGGCGGGGCGCCGGGCCGTGCTGCTGCCCGGAGACCTCACCGACAAGGACTTCTGCTCCTCGCTCGTGGAGCAGGCGGTCGAGGGCCTCGGCGGACTGGACGTCCTCGTCAACAACGCGGGCAAGCAGATCGCCGTGGAGAGCCTCGAGGAGCTGAGCGACGAGCAGCTCACGGACACGTTCACGGTCAACATCATCGCGATGTTCCGGATCACCAAGGCCGCCCTGAAGCACCTCCCGGCCGGGTCCTCGATCATCAACACGACCTCGATCCAGGCCTACGAGCCCTCCCCGCACCTGCTCGACTACGCCTCGACCAAGGCCGCGATCAACAACTTCACCAAGGGTCTGGGCCAGCAGCTCGCACCCCGGGGCATCCGGGTCAACGCGGTGGCCCCCGGCCCGTTCTGGACCCCGCTGCAGGTCAGCGACGGCCAGCCCAAGGAGGCGCTGCCCGAGTTCGGCACGTCGACGCCCCTGGGCCGTGCCGGCCAGCCGACCGAGCTCGCCCCGGCCTACGTCTTCCTGGCCTCGCCGGAGTCCAGCTACGTCATCGGCGAGACCCTCAACGTCAACGGGGGATCCCCCTCGCCGTGA
- a CDS encoding phage holin family protein encodes MSHPIPPSDAEARAERESLGEMFKSLSTNLSTLIQQEMALAKAELRQSAREASQSAKDAGKGAGMLAGAGVAGHFVLLFLSLALMWALGNLVGLGWSAVIVAVVWAIIAAILAAVGKKNLKKGQRELTEATHDPVHHTRETLSEIPDTVKPSKETP; translated from the coding sequence ATGAGCCACCCCATTCCTCCCTCCGACGCCGAGGCGCGGGCGGAGCGGGAGTCGCTCGGCGAGATGTTCAAGTCGCTGAGCACGAACCTCTCCACCCTCATCCAGCAGGAGATGGCCCTGGCCAAGGCCGAGCTGCGGCAGTCCGCGCGCGAGGCCTCGCAGTCCGCCAAGGACGCGGGCAAGGGGGCCGGCATGCTCGCCGGCGCCGGTGTGGCCGGGCACTTCGTCCTGCTCTTCCTCTCCCTGGCCCTGATGTGGGCCCTGGGCAACCTCGTGGGCCTGGGCTGGTCCGCCGTCATCGTGGCGGTCGTCTGGGCGATCATCGCGGCGATCCTTGCCGCCGTCGGCAAGAAGAACCTCAAGAAGGGCCAGCGCGAGCTGACCGAGGCCACCCACGACCCGGTGCACCACACCCGTGAGACCCTCTCCGAGATCCCGGACACCGTGAAACCCTCCAAGGAGACCCCATGA
- a CDS encoding DUF3618 domain-containing protein: MSQQNPEQIRADIEATRARLGSDVDAVAEKVTPERVVDRQKSKVRNKVQGVRERVMGASDDEFALGDRTGELRDEASHRAEQARDAVQHAPQAARARTRGNPLAAGLIALGAGWLVGSLLPSSQKEQELVETAADRVQPHAQHAVSSAKDSARHVAEDLKEPAQEAAQSVKETATSGAQEVKEQGRSEAQDLKSSAQGSAQHVKDETRNA, translated from the coding sequence ATGAGCCAGCAGAACCCCGAGCAGATCCGCGCCGACATCGAGGCCACCCGTGCCCGTCTCGGGTCCGACGTCGACGCCGTGGCCGAGAAGGTGACCCCGGAGCGGGTCGTCGACCGGCAGAAGAGCAAGGTCCGCAACAAGGTCCAGGGGGTGCGCGAGCGGGTCATGGGCGCCTCCGACGACGAGTTCGCCCTGGGCGACCGCACGGGCGAGCTCCGGGACGAGGCGTCCCACCGGGCCGAGCAGGCCCGCGACGCCGTCCAGCACGCGCCGCAGGCCGCCCGGGCGAGGACCCGCGGCAACCCGCTCGCGGCCGGGCTGATCGCCCTGGGCGCCGGCTGGCTCGTCGGCTCCCTGCTGCCCTCCTCGCAGAAGGAGCAGGAGCTCGTCGAGACCGCTGCCGACCGCGTGCAGCCGCACGCCCAGCACGCGGTGTCCTCGGCCAAGGACTCCGCCCGGCACGTGGCGGAGGATCTCAAGGAGCCCGCCCAGGAGGCCGCGCAGTCCGTGAAGGAGACCGCGACCTCGGGCGCCCAGGAGGTCAAGGAACAGGGCCGGTCCGAGGCGCAGGACCTGAAGTCCTCGGCCCAGGGCTCCGCGCAGCACGTCAAGGACGAGACCCGCAACGCCTGA
- the pknB gene encoding Stk1 family PASTA domain-containing Ser/Thr kinase, with the protein MPGRSTVPRLINDRYEVGEAIGRGGMATVHVGRDLRLGRRVAIKVLRPELAQDDSFHERFKREAQSVAALNHHSIVSVYDTGEIAASTEEGVDRPYIVMEYVPGRTLRELVHQDAVSPREAVDLVLGILDALEYSHRAGIVHRDIKPANVIVTPEGQVKVMDFGIARAVEDTAPALTQAQAVLGTAQYLSPEQARGASVDARSDLYSAACVLFELLTGRAPFVGETSVDVAAQHVRDTAPVPSQVDPRLGPRVDAFMARALAKDPAERFQDAGQMRRALRELRAAVPSDLEQTQPVAAVPVRDEDTKTLPPVPVPAATAAGTAATGGPGPVPPGPPGTGSGAVRRRRGGLRAALFTLLVLAVLAVAGVLALQWVQAGREGPALAVVPQVAGMDAAVAETAVRDAGLVPERDEVHSDAVSEGDVVATDPAADTQVEQGSTVVLEVSLGPAEVEVPGDLAGRSEEEVREALEAAGLDPGPTRTVNSAWVPRGAVVTTDPAGGTRVPSGSEVELVLSTGRVTVPDVVGMPRDEAVAALSADGVGLGAEVVVAERSDVPAGQVVEQSVAGGGSAPQGATITLTVAVAPPPEPSPEPTPEPTEEETPEPSPTAEEDGEEPTAEPSEERTGAPEEGGEDGGDRAAAAERAQERAAERAEAARERDEEARGRER; encoded by the coding sequence GTGCCCGGCCGCAGCACCGTCCCCCGCCTGATCAACGACCGCTACGAGGTCGGGGAGGCCATCGGCCGGGGCGGCATGGCGACCGTCCACGTCGGGCGGGACCTGCGGCTGGGCCGGCGCGTGGCGATCAAGGTGCTGCGCCCGGAGCTGGCGCAGGACGACTCCTTCCACGAGCGCTTCAAGCGGGAGGCGCAGTCGGTCGCCGCCCTGAACCACCACTCCATCGTCTCCGTCTACGACACCGGGGAGATCGCCGCGAGCACCGAGGAGGGGGTGGACCGGCCCTACATCGTCATGGAGTACGTCCCGGGGCGCACCCTGCGCGAGCTCGTGCACCAGGACGCGGTCTCCCCGCGCGAGGCCGTGGACCTCGTGCTCGGGATCCTCGACGCGCTCGAGTACAGCCACCGCGCGGGGATCGTGCACCGGGACATCAAGCCGGCCAACGTGATCGTCACCCCGGAGGGCCAGGTGAAGGTCATGGACTTCGGGATCGCCCGGGCCGTGGAGGACACGGCCCCGGCGCTCACCCAGGCCCAGGCCGTCCTGGGCACGGCCCAGTACCTGTCCCCCGAGCAGGCCCGCGGCGCGTCGGTCGACGCCCGTTCCGACCTGTACTCCGCGGCGTGCGTGCTCTTCGAGCTGCTCACCGGCCGGGCCCCGTTCGTGGGAGAGACCTCCGTGGACGTCGCCGCCCAGCACGTGCGCGACACCGCCCCCGTCCCCTCGCAGGTCGACCCGCGGCTCGGCCCCCGGGTGGACGCCTTCATGGCGCGGGCGCTGGCCAAGGACCCCGCCGAGCGCTTCCAGGACGCCGGGCAGATGCGCCGGGCGCTGCGGGAGCTGCGCGCGGCCGTGCCGTCGGACCTCGAGCAGACCCAGCCCGTCGCCGCCGTGCCGGTGCGCGACGAGGACACGAAGACCCTGCCCCCCGTGCCGGTCCCGGCCGCGACCGCCGCCGGGACCGCGGCGACCGGCGGCCCCGGCCCCGTTCCCCCCGGCCCGCCGGGCACCGGTTCCGGCGCGGTGCGTCGGCGCCGCGGCGGCCTGCGGGCCGCCCTGTTCACCCTGCTCGTGCTCGCCGTGCTGGCGGTCGCCGGTGTCCTGGCCCTGCAGTGGGTCCAGGCCGGGCGCGAGGGCCCCGCCCTCGCGGTGGTCCCCCAGGTGGCGGGCATGGACGCGGCGGTGGCCGAGACCGCGGTGCGCGACGCCGGGCTCGTGCCCGAGCGGGACGAGGTCCACAGCGACGCCGTCTCCGAGGGAGACGTCGTGGCCACGGACCCCGCCGCCGACACCCAGGTCGAGCAGGGCAGCACCGTGGTCCTGGAGGTCTCCCTCGGGCCCGCCGAGGTGGAGGTGCCCGGCGACCTCGCCGGCCGCTCCGAGGAGGAGGTGCGGGAGGCCCTCGAGGCCGCCGGCCTCGACCCGGGCCCGACCCGCACCGTCAACAGCGCCTGGGTCCCGCGGGGCGCGGTCGTCACCACGGACCCGGCCGGCGGGACGAGGGTCCCGTCGGGCTCCGAGGTGGAGCTCGTGCTCTCCACCGGCCGCGTCACCGTGCCCGACGTCGTGGGGATGCCCCGGGACGAGGCCGTCGCGGCGCTGTCCGCGGACGGGGTGGGCCTGGGCGCGGAGGTCGTCGTCGCCGAGCGTTCGGACGTGCCGGCCGGGCAGGTGGTCGAGCAGAGCGTGGCCGGCGGCGGCTCCGCCCCCCAGGGCGCCACGATCACCCTGACCGTGGCGGTCGCCCCGCCGCCGGAGCCCAGCCCCGAGCCCACGCCCGAGCCCACCGAGGAGGAGACCCCGGAGCCGAGCCCCACCGCGGAGGAGGACGGGGAGGAGCCCACCGCGGAGCCCTCGGAGGAGCGCACCGGCGCCCCCGAGGAGGGCGGGGAGGACGGGGGCGACCGCGCCGCGGCCGCCGAGCGGGCGCAGGAGCGGGCCGCGGAGCGCGCCGAGGCAGCCCGCGAGCGGGACGAGGAGGCCCGCGGGCGGGAGCGCTGA